The nucleotide window CCTGATGTCCGGGACTTTGTTCACAGAATCTGAATTCAGGATCATTGAACTTATCGAAGAAGGATATAGCAGTAAGGAAATCGCCGGAAAGATTCACCGAAGCGTGTATACGATCAGTACGCACCGGTCCAATATTCTTGAGAAATCACAGAAAGCCTCGATCACCGAGGTGATCTACGATCTGAAAAAAAAGGGTTTGCTATAGCCTCTTTGCACAGGTTTGAATGCTTCACCGCATCTTTGGAACTACAATATTTACCCCAGCCGTCCCCCCGATTGAAGTGATGCAGCCGCTGAAGGCAATTTAGCAGTGGTTCTCTTCTTCCATTCTTCCTCCAGCAATTCTCTGGCTGCTTTTTCAAGGAATTCCGGCGCAGCCCATTTCATAACATCGAAGTCGTTTTTGATGTAAGCATGGCTCAGCATAAAGTCCTTGCCGATTTCAACCGACCGAAGATTCTGAGGCGACAGATTTGGTACCAGGTCGATTGGTTTGATGCCTTCATACGTGTGTTCCACATCGAGGTAAAAGGTTCCTTTGTTAAGGATTACAGCAGCAGCGTGTTTGTGCTCATTGGCCCAACGTCCGGCCTTGATCATACCTTTCAGGAATGTTACGGCAAGTTCGGGATGTTTCTCGGCCATCACATCGCTGCAGGTAATGGCAGCAGGAATATTGGCAACCTGGAGTGTCCAGTCGGGATATCTTGAAAGGTCTTCGATGGACTTGAAATTTCCGGTTGCTTCTGTAAGTTGTTGAAGCGGACCAGTCTGCATGTACATAGCATCTATAACACCTTTTTCCAGTGCTGTCTCGAGAGGCCGGAAAGCCAAATCGTGTTTTCCGTCGCGTTTTATCCACAATTCCGATGGATTTTCCATTTCCGGACCCATCATTTCCGGATTATCGTACCAGTCGTCGGCATAAGGGAATTCAATTATTTGTACATCATCGCGTGTCATTCCATTCAGGCGCAGCATCAGTTCAATGCCCTGTTCCTCCTGAATTCCCCACCAGTCGGTTTTAATTTTATTCTGGCTTCGTGAAAGGCCGATTTTTTTTCCTTTCAGTTCACACATGCGATAAATATCGTCACGGGAGCGAACCATCATTACGCCACCTTCCCTGGGTGCATGGGTAACTCCCAGCAGTACTGTCCGGCGGATATCGGCATGAACATGTATTGGAGGGAACAAACCACCAAAACGGATTAAATTATCCATGTTATGGATGTAGTGCGGGTACCAGTTGTTTTCCTTTCGGGCGCGCATATACTGGTAGTGAACGCCAATCTTTTTGTACTCTTCCTTGGTCCAGCCCAGTTCCTGATCAACATTACTGGCCGAAATCAGCGGACAGTTGGTGTAATACACTTCATTCCAGTCCAGTGGAACTGTGTCGAGCTTGCCTGCTTTTTTAGCTTCGGCAATAATCTCATCCATGTTTGGTGCTGTTCTTTTAATTTGACTTGTCATAATGTTAGTTATTAATGATTGATTGAGTTAAGACTATCTGTAAGGTATTAAGGATCCACCTTAACCTGAATCCTTATTTTCATTATTTCTGTTGTGCTCTGCCAGACTTACCATATATCCTGTAGTGCCATTTGATCTACAAAATTAGCTGTGCCCCGCCCACCAAACAATAGCTATTAATCCGTATATTCATTATTATTTTTAATTTTGCTCAAGAATTTCATAAATTTATTCTATCAAAATGAAATCGGATACGGATAACTATCGCTTATATTTAAAATTTATTGAAACATACTCACCGGCAGGATTCAAAGGGATCGACCGGAATGACCCTTTGATACTGGAACTGGAGGAGTTTTCAGAACAGCACAATCAGTTTTTCCATGTTGCCGATCTTGTCCTCATACAGATCATCTGGGCAAGTACACGAAGTGCAAAAATGATTGGCATACCGCATGAGGAGCTCAATGCATACCATTTTTTTGAAGCAACGCATCCTGATGACATATATAAACATACTCTGGGCAGATCGAAATTGATGGATTTTGCCAATGATCTGTATAATGCAAAAAAGGGCAAAACTTATCTGTCAATGAATATCAGGATAAGAAATTCAGAAGGGAAATATGAAGATTTATTGTTTCAATTATTATTCTTTTACAGCGAAATCCACAAGACAGTCTTTCTACTTCAGGTTCATACCAATATCGAATCTTTTAAAAAACCTAAGTATGGTTATCATTACTATGTAGGTGATGATCTGTCTCTTTTCAGGTACCCGGATGAAGAAATGCTTAAAATCGGAATACCGTTTACCAATCGTGAGTTTGAGATCATCAAGCTGATAGAAGCGGGCCTGGATAGTAATCAAATAGCTGAAAGATTGTTTCTGAGCGTCTATACTGTAAACACTCATCGTGGCAATATACTGGAAAAGACCGATTTTAAGAATATCTCTGATTTGATTTATGACCTTCAAAAAAAACGGCTGCTTTAGATAAGCATATCCACTTCTTCAATCTCGCCCGGACTCCAGGACTCAAAATTAACAGAATCTTTCAGGTCATAAAGGCTTAGAATCAAATACCAGCGTTTACCTGGTATCGTTTTTACCCAGTTGTGTTCTTTACCGGATGGAGCCTCAGGCCCAAATAATGAATCAATAGAGCCATCAGTATTCATGACTAACCCTTTACGGTTGTTGTAAATTTTCGTCTGTTTTTTTTCATAACACTGGTAAATTTAGAGGTTTTTTCAACTTAACCAGTGGTCCGAATTTTGGGGAGTATTATACCCTCAAAGCGCAGATTCAAGGATTTCAGAGTATCAACAGGGCAACGAGTGTCAAAGCCGGGAATTACATACTGCGCAATTGATTCTGTAAAGTGATCAAAGGTTTTGTATTGAGTTTAACCAGCCCTGTTTCAGGACGGTCAAGAGCTAAAATTAAAAACATGACCACGGCAAAAACAATGGCAAGTATGAGGTTGATACTGTATGTTCCTTTTCCTGAAATCCCGAAATTATAACCAAGAGCAAACATGGATAAGACTTCGATAATGAACAAAACCACGATGATTGCGACAGGAATACGATATTCAAGCGTCATGGATACACGCTGATTATAATTATCAACCAGATCATTTACTGATGTTATGTAAAGTGCGTACACTTCCGAACTCCGGTCCTGCTCTGCCAGTTGTTCAGTGTAATCCCAAAACGTGTCAAGTATCTGCTGGGAACGGGATATCATATGATCAAGCTTCGAGTAATCATCGGCAACCTCAAGACGAAGATCGACATATTCAGTAATCAGCTTTTTTGTATCAGACCGGAATGGTTCCGGTATCAATCCTGCCCTCAGGTAAGTCGTTCGTATGTTTGTAACTTCTTCCAGCAGCAATTCTTTGCGTGAATCGTAGCGATTGGCAACAATTTGAAATGTAAAAGCGAGCATGAAAGCCAAAAGGCCAAATGCCGCACCCACTGCAGTGCCAATCGGAGCATTCAGAATAGTTGGCGATTTTTTAATACTGTAAATACCATAATACTTACCAAGGAATAATGGTATCAATACCATAAAAAGCGGAATTAAGAACATTCCGGCCAGCTGAAATAAATGACTTATCTTCATAACTGTGATTTTTATTTATTAACCATGAATCATCCACCAAACTATTACTTTCTCAGATTTTCCAGCTGTGATTTGAATAAGACCGGCCTGAGAAGGTTCATCTGCTGTTCTTCTTTAAAATTGAATTTTTCAGAAAGAAATAGCGGCAACCAACTTCTCCACCCCACTGATAACGTGCAACGAAATCGCCAAATACTCCAACTCCTGTCTGTGCCCATAAATTGATACGGCGAACCGGCGCAAATGCAAACCTGGCTTCAAGGTTCATTGACACACCGCCATGCACATAATCAATGTACCACTCGGGTGCCAGAACCGTCCACATTTTTCTTGTCCACAGGGTAAGTAAGATTACCTGTAATTTCGAAAAACTGATCGTCTCTCTCTCTTTGTCGCCACCGAAAGAATTTGCCTGCTGAAACACCATGGCAAGAAGCAGTTTTTTATCTTTCAGCATCGAACTGTAACTAATAACCGGCATGATCACATTCTTTCCTGTACCAAGGAGTGGAGATTGTGCCGTATTCAGGCTGATTTCAACAGATGCAGTCAGGGCCGACTTTTTCGATTGAAAGAATCTGTAACCCAGAAGACGAAATGAAATATCTCCAAGTCCAAAGTGTTCATAGTCAGCGGATGGGGAACCGGAATTATACACAAAGGGTACATCAAGCCGGGTGGTGAATCGTTTCCCGATCTTCAGAACAGTTCTCAGTACAGTCTGGTTCAGATTGACACCATTAGGATAATGCTGGAACTCATTGAAAAGTTCTACCCGTGTAAAGAACTGTGAAGGATCATCTGCTGCCGCTCCGCCATTCTCCTGTATGTT belongs to Bacteroidales bacterium and includes:
- a CDS encoding LuxR C-terminal-related transcriptional regulator — translated: MKSDTDNYRLYLKFIETYSPAGFKGIDRNDPLILELEEFSEQHNQFFHVADLVLIQIIWASTRSAKMIGIPHEELNAYHFFEATHPDDIYKHTLGRSKLMDFANDLYNAKKGKTYLSMNIRIRNSEGKYEDLLFQLLFFYSEIHKTVFLLQVHTNIESFKKPKYGYHYYVGDDLSLFRYPDEEMLKIGIPFTNREFEIIKLIEAGLDSNQIAERLFLSVYTVNTHRGNILEKTDFKNISDLIYDLQKKRLL
- a CDS encoding DUF1214 domain-containing protein; translation: MYNNRKGLVMNTDGSIDSLFGPEAPSGKEHNWVKTIPGKRWYLILSLYDLKDSVNFESWSPGEIEEVDMLI